DNA from Synechococcus elongatus PCC 6301:
CGTCCGAGGCAGCTAAGCCCTTTGGAGTTGGATCCAGTCAGGATGTGCGTGAAGCGTTTGATAATCCGGATCCTCAGCAGCTAGAGAACGATAGGTGTCTGGATCTAGCGCGATCGCCTGTTGGAGATCCGCGATCGCTGCGACCGGTTGATCGAGTCGGGCGTGGAGGGCGGCGCGATTGTACCAAGCCTCGGCCAAGTCTGGATTGCCTGCGATCGCCTGATCAAAAGCAGCCAATGCTGCGGTCCAGTCCTGGAGGTAAGCCCAAACGAGTCCTTGGTAGTAGGCCACCTCTGCGGCAGCTTCGCCTGTTAATTGCGGCAGAATTGCGGCGTAGCTGGCCAGCGCCTCTTCGTAGCGTTCGAGCTGCGCCAGCGTATGACCCCGTTGGATTGACAGCAGGAGGGGGCGATCGCCCAGAAGTTCTGCGTTTTCGTAGGAGGTCAGTGCAGCTGCATACTGCCCGAGGTTGTAGAGGGCATGACCGCGCCAAGTCCAAGCCGTCGCCTGCTGCGGTTGGAGGGCGATCGCTTGATCCAAACAGCGCAAGGCCTGATCGGGTTGATCGACACTCAGGTAAATCTGCCCTAGCTGCCGCCAAGCACTGCTCTGATCAGGGTCGATCGCCACAGACTGTTCGTAGTGACGTACTGCCTCCCGGTAGCGCCCCTGTTGCCACAGAGCAAAGCCACAGTTGGCCCACGCTTGGGCATAGTGGGCGGCAAGGGCGATCGCTTGCTGATAACTGGCGATCGCATCCTCTAGTCGGCCCAGCTTACGCAGGACAATGCCACGGTTGTTCCAGACTTCGGGTTGCTGGCGATCGATGGCGAGGGCTTGTTCGTAGGACTCGACTGCTTCCGGTAGCCGCCCCAAATGCTCTAGGACGATCGCCCGATTATTGAGGGCTTCCTGACGCTGAGGTGTAATTTCTAACGCACAGTTGTAGCTAGCCAGTGCTTCTGTCCAGCGGTTGAGGCGCTCCAAGAGAATGCCGCGATTATTCCAGAGAGTGCAATTGCGCGGTTCATGACGCAGACGGAAATCGTAGGCCGCGAGTAGAGCCTC
Protein-coding regions in this window:
- a CDS encoding tetratricopeptide repeat protein, with translation MSIPNGGSHQSLEALLAAYDFRLRHEPRNCTLWNNRGILLERLNRWTEALASYNCALEITPQRQEALNNRAIVLEHLGRLPEAVESYEQALAIDRQQPEVWNNRGIVLRKLGRLEDAIASYQQAIALAAHYAQAWANCGFALWQQGRYREAVRHYEQSVAIDPDQSSAWRQLGQIYLSVDQPDQALRCLDQAIALQPQQATAWTWRGHALYNLGQYAAALTSYENAELLGDRPLLLSIQRGHTLAQLERYEEALASYAAILPQLTGEAAAEVAYYQGLVWAYLQDWTAALAAFDQAIAGNPDLAEAWYNRAALHARLDQPVAAIADLQQAIALDPDTYRSLAAEDPDYQTLHAHPDWIQLQRA